The segment CGGTTGATTCCCGATCAGCCGACACCAGCCCTGAACGCGCCGTGTCCCGCCTGTGACGCGCCGCCGGGGTCACCGTGCCGTCGCCGTGACCATCCCGGCGAACTTCGGGCGCGGCCTCATCCGCACCGCTACCGGTCACCGGCGGTGCTGGTCGACGTCGACGGAGTACTGGCGGACCTGCGCCCGTTCGAACACGAACTGTCTGCCGGCGGCGAGACCGGCGCACGGAAGCGGTGGACGGCATTCTTCGCCCACATCCCCGAGGCCGGGCTCATCGAAGCCGGCGCCGAACTGGTCCACGCACTGACCGCGATCGGTGCGCGCGTGCAGTACTCCACGACCCGCCCGTACTGGGCTGCCCGCGCCACCCGTGACTGGATGGCCACCCGCGGCCTACCCGCCGGGTACCTGTACTCCCGGTCGCCCGGCAACGGCAAGACCGGCTACGTCCACAGTCAGTTCCCCACGATCGGTCCCGCCGCCACGATCAAGGCCGCGCACTGCGCCTTCGTCCATGACCGGGACGGACTGGGCGCATTCATCGACGACGAACCCGACGCCGTGACCACGCTTCGTCACTCGGGCTATCCCGCCGTCCTGCTCAGCGAACTGTCCGCAGCCACCACCCAACAACTGCACAGTCTCACCCGGCACCGCCGGCTCGTGTCCATGACCTAGCCCGGACACGTCAATCAGCGATCTTCGGCGTGCCGGCGTCGAGGCTTTGACGTCGGCCGCCGCGCGGGTCGTGAACCTTGCCGAGAGACGGGCCGTGTGCTTGACGCGACCGGACCACGCCCGGAACGGTCGTATCGCAGGAGTAGCACCGCATCGTGTCGGCGTGCGCGCCCGGAACCCGCAAGCCGACGCGCAGCGGGGCCGTGCCGCTGATGCACGGTGCGGCCCCGCAGCGGGCCATCAGCCCAGATCCTTGGTTCGCCTACCGGAGAACGCGCTGGATCAACCACCGCCAGATTCGTCGCGGGCAGGCGAAGCCCTCCCACCGGCCATCCGGCGCCCTCGGCGGTTTCTTGCGGGTGCCCCATCGTGGGTCTCTTCGGAGAGGGCACTCAGCCGAAACCTGTGTTACCGCAGGTACCTGCGCCTACGGTATGCGGGCGACGGTGCCGTAGGCGGAGGTCTCGTGGTCTTCGGGCATCGGCAGGCCCGCGGAGTCGTCACGGAGCCACCGGTGGATCAAAGACACGCCCGGCTCGACCAGTTCCAGGCCGTCGAAGAACCGCGCGAACTCCTCGTGGGTGCGAGGCTGCCCCTCGGCGCTGACGGCCGGTTCCAGGAGCTTGCGCTGATCAGGGTCGTAGTAGTCCCAGCTGTTGTGGCTCATCGCCAGGTACGAACCGGACGGCAGCGCGCCGACCAGTTGGCGCACCAGCCCGTAGGGGTTCTGCGCGTCTTTGAAGAAGTGCAGGACCGCGATCAAGCTCAGCCCGACCGGCTTCGTGAGGTCGAGGGTCCGGGTGACCTCGTCGCTGCGCAGGATGCTGTCCGGGTCGGACAGGTCGGCCTGGAGGTAGGCGGTCTGCCCTTGGGTGCTGCTGACGAGCAGCGCTCGCGCGTGGACGAGGACCAGCGGGTCGTGGTCGACATATACGACGCGGGCGTCCGGGGCGATGCCTTGTGCGACTTCGTGCAGGTTCGGTGAGGTCGGGATGCCGGTGCCGATGTCGAGGAACTGTCGGATGCCGGCCGTCGCGAGGTAGGCCGTGACGCGGTGCATGAAGAACCGGTTTTCCCGCGCCCAGGTCCGCAGGTTCGGCGCGACTGCTAACGCGGCCTCGGCCGATTCCCGGTCGGCGGCGAAGTTGTCCTTGCCGCCCAGCAGGTAGTCATACCGCCGCGCCGCGTGCGGTGTGGAGGTGTCGATGAGGCGCTGCGCGTCGTCGTCCGGCATATCTCCTGCTTCACCATGGCCCGCTGTGGCGCGCTCATCGTACTGACGGTGTTCATCGGCCCAACGACCCGATACGGATGGTGCACCTCCATCGCATGAGGACGCGAATGGGCCGCAGCGATGGCGAGGCCCAACAAAGAGTTAGTCGCCGCCCTACCCTCAGTAGATGCCGAAATCGCGTGAACGTAAGCCGCGCCACCGCACCGGAACGCCCTCCGAAT is part of the Cryptosporangium phraense genome and harbors:
- a CDS encoding SAM-dependent methyltransferase, with amino-acid sequence MPDDDAQRLIDTSTPHAARRYDYLLGGKDNFAADRESAEAALAVAPNLRTWARENRFFMHRVTAYLATAGIRQFLDIGTGIPTSPNLHEVAQGIAPDARVVYVDHDPLVLVHARALLVSSTQGQTAYLQADLSDPDSILRSDEVTRTLDLTKPVGLSLIAVLHFFKDAQNPYGLVRQLVGALPSGSYLAMSHNSWDYYDPDQRKLLEPAVSAEGQPRTHEEFARFFDGLELVEPGVSLIHRWLRDDSAGLPMPEDHETSAYGTVARIP